The Desulfuromonas sp. DNA window CGATCAGGACCCTGAGCTATTCTGGGCGATTCGCGGCGGCGGCGGGAACTTCGGAGTCGTCACCCTGTTCGAGTTCCGTCTGCACCCGGTCGGCCCCGAAGTTTTCAGCGGACTCGTCGTCTATCCTTTCGAGCAGGCCAGGGAGGTCCTGTACAGGTACCGCGAATTCGTCGAGACTTTGCCCGACGAGTTAAGCGTCTGGGCCGTATTGCGCAAAGCGCCCCCCCTCCCCTTCCTTCCCGAGGAGGTGTATGGCAAGGGCATCGTCGCCCTGGCCCTGTTCGGCATGGGGGATGCCAAGGAGGCCCGCAAGCGGCTCGACCCGGTCCGTGCCTTCGGCCGCCCCTACGGAGAGCACCTGGGGGTCCAGCCCTACACTGCCTGGCAGCAGGCCTTCGACCCCCTGCTCACACCCGGGGCGCGAAACTACTGGAAGTCCCACAACTTCACCGAGCTCAGCGACGGGGCCATCGACACCGTCATCGAGTACGCGGCCAAGCTGTCATCGCCCCAGAGCGAGATCTTCATCGGCCTGCTCGGCGGCCAGGCGAGCCGGGTGCCCCCCGAGGCCACCGCCTACGCCCACCGGGACACCCAATTCGCCCTCAACGTCCACGGCCGCTGGGAAGATCCGGCCGACGACCAGAGGTGCATCGCCTGGGCGCGGGAGTTCTTCAAGGCGACCACCCCCTATGCCGCCGGCGGCGTCTACGTGAACTTCATGACCTAGGAGGAGACCGACCGGATCGCCGCCGCCTACGGGCCCAACTACGAGCGCCTCGTCCGGGCCAAGACGAAGTACGACCCGGAGAATTTTTTCAGCCTCAACCAGAACATCAAGCCTTCGAACGAATAGCCGGGCCACTAGACCTTCCCCACCGGGGCCATGTAGAGGGTGAATTCGTCTTCGCCGTCGAGGCCCAGCAGCCGATCCATTCTCTCCTGGTGGTACGCGGCGATGGCGCAGGTGCCGCAGCCGACGGCCTGGCTGGCCAGATAGAGATTCTGGCAGACGTGGCCGGCGTCCATGGCGATCACCCGGTGGGCCGCGAGACCGTAACGCCATTCCATGCGATAGGGTACCGTCGCCCACACGAAGACCACCGGCGCCGCCGCAACGAATGTCTGGTTCAGTGCGGCCAGGGACAGCTCGGCCTGGAGGTTGACCCTGCCGCCCTCGAAGACGAGGGCATGGTCCACCGGAAGGTAGCGATAGACGCCCGGCGCCAGGCCCCCGACACTTGAGACAACCAGGTAGGTCTCGAAGGCGTGGCGGCACCCCGCCGAGGGGACGACACGGTAGGCGCATCCGGGACCGACGCTCTCCCGGATGCCCTGGGTGCTCCAGAGCAAAAAGGCCAGTTCGGCCAGGGACAGTTGCTCGTCCTTGAAGCGGCGGTGACTCTTTCTATTCCCAATCGCCGCCACCAGGTCGGTCCCGGCAAAAGAACCCCAGGCCTCCCTGCCCGGCAAGGGAATTTTATCCTGGTCATTCCGGGGCGGTTTTTGCAGCGGCGGCGGCCCGATCCCCCGGTTCTGATCGGTCGCTGAAAAGTCCAAGGTCAAGCGGAGCGAATCCTTGAGAAAGTCCCGATATGTCTTTGTCTCATCGTCAACCATAGGCCTTGTCCGTTGAGAAGGGCTCGGTTGCAGGGGCGACATCGCCCCCTGCACTTCCATTGATGGTCAAAGGCCCGGCTCAATAGAGCCGGGCCTTTGAGATGGGCGGTTAGGGGAGAATCAGTTCAGCGGGTGACAGAGGCTGCAGTCGGTCTCCCCGTCGAAGGCCGTGTGGTCGATCGCCTCCGTGGGACGGACGCCCAGAACCTCCATCTGATCGGCGCTGAGTGGCAGGACGTAGTTATCCAGCACGTGGAAGATGTCCGGGCCGGCCTCGAAGAACTTCCGTGCGCTCCCCGGCCCAGCGGCCGGGTCGACCAGGTCGACGAAATCGAAGAGGAGCAGGCCGTTGGGGTCGGGGGGAACGGGAATAACCCCCCGCGGGGGCTGCCAGGTCGCCCCCATCTCACTGGCCGGCACCTCCGCGTCCGCGGCGGCGCCCCAGCCTACGACCTGGAAGGGGGTGCCCCCAGCCAGATCCGTTGCCGTCTGGGTCCAGTGGCAGCCCAGGCAGGTCAGGGCATCGCTGCGGGTAATGGCGTGGGCGTAGTACGGCGCGATAGCCACGAAGGTGATCCCCTGGTCGTCCTCGCCCGGGAATTCGGCGGAGGTGACGTCCCCGACGAGAGTCTGCATGCTGCCGGGGTAGACCATCGTCGTGCCTCCGGCGTCGAGAACGCGGTTCACCAGGTAGCGCCACGACTTGCCCGATTCGGGCGGACCGCCGAACTTGGCGCTGGCGAACTTAGCGTGGAACACGGTGCCGTCGTTGATCGCTTCGTTGTCGAAATGACAGTTGTAGCAGGTGACGACGCTTTCCATGTGGCAGGCCGAGCAGGTGATGTTTCCGGCATGCTCGGTATGCTCCAAGGTCGTGCTGGCCGTGATGTCGTGACAATCCCGGCAGTCGGCGGTCAGGGCGCCCTCGTCGAACATGGTGGCGGGCTCCACGCCGGTGACGCCGTGGATGTCGCTGAGCTGGTGGCAGTCGGTGCATTTGAAAGCGCCGTGTACGTCCTCCAGGCCGATCGCCGCTTCCGCCCCCAGCCGGCCGTGACACCCCTTGCAGGTGTCGTTGGGGACGTTGGCCCCGGCCGCAGGGTTCTCCGTGGCGTGGCAGTCGCG harbors:
- a CDS encoding SagB/ThcOx family dehydrogenase — encoded protein: MPGREAWGSFAGTDLVAAIGNRKSHRRFKDEQLSLAELAFLLWSTQGIRESVGPGCAYRVVPSAGCRHAFETYLVVSSVGGLAPGVYRYLPVDHALVFEGGRVNLQAELSLAALNQTFVAAAPVVFVWATVPYRMEWRYGLAAHRVIAMDAGHVCQNLYLASQAVGCGTCAIAAYHQERMDRLLGLDGEDEFTLYMAPVGKV